One Cuculus canorus isolate bCucCan1 chromosome 2, bCucCan1.pri, whole genome shotgun sequence genomic region harbors:
- the BMI1 gene encoding polycomb complex protein BMI-1 isoform X2: MELSAYAQGGWRLLGDPRRFPHRPYVALLRAAFRSLLDRPSAGLDDPDLKDIDPVVLKHCHAAAATCILEAGKQKADVSAISACLEDCKLDKERIEQFCTEYQKNKDALEILLGSIGRSPLHITDVSWRLEYQIKNNQLHKTYQPSYLVTLNVENSDSGSHPDVSFSCTMEQLQDLVGKLKDAAKSLERAAQM, translated from the exons ATGGAGCTGTCGGCGTACGCGCAGGGCGGGTGGCGGCTGCTGGGCGACCCCCGCCGGTTCCCCCACCGCCCTTACGTCGCTCTCCTCCGCGCCGCCTTCCGCAGCCTCCTCGACCGGCCCAGCGCCGGGCTGG ACGATCCAGACCTGAAAGATATTGACCCCGTGGTGTTAAAACATTGCCATGCCGCGGCTGCGACCTGCATTCTGGaggcagggaagcagaaagcCGACGTTTCTGCTATCAG CGCGTGTCTTGAGGACTGTAAACTGGACAAGGAGAGAATAGAACAGTTTTGCACTGAATATCAG aaaaacAAGGATGCATTGGAAATCCTACTGGGAAG CATAGGGAGATCTCCTCTCCATATAACAGATGTGTCTTGGCGCTTGGAATATCAGATCAAG AACAATCAGCTTCATAAAACTTACCAGCCTTCCTACTTGGTGACCTTAAATGTAGAG aacAGTGATTCAGGATCACACCCAGATGTTAGTTTTAGTTGCACGATGGAGCAATTACAG GATTTAGTTGGGAAACTAAAAGATGCTGCAAAAAGTCTAGAGAGAGCGGCTCAGATGTGA
- the BMI1 gene encoding polycomb complex protein BMI-1 isoform X3 produces the protein MELSAYAQGGWRLLGDPRRFPHRPYVALLRAAFRSLLDRPSAGLDDPDLKDIDPVVLKHCHAAAATCILEAGKQKADVSAISACLEDCKLDKERIEQFCTEYQKNKDALEILLGRTVIQDHTQMLVLVARWSNYRYFFPSSLAAPRHAKMHRTTRIKITELNPHLMCVLCGGYFIDATTIIECLHSFCKTCIVRYLETSKYCPICDVQVHKTRPLLNIRSDKTLQDIVYKLVPGLFKNEMKRRRDFYAAHPSADAANGSNEDRGEVADEDKRIITDDEIISLSIEFFDQNRLERKGNKEKEKSKEEVNDKRYLRCPAAMTVMHLRKFLRSKMDIPNTFQIDVMYEEEPLKDYYTLMDIAYIYTWRRNGPLPLKYRVRPTCKRMKISHQREGLNNSGELESDSGSDKASSPAGGIPSTSSCLPSPSTPVQSPHPQFPHISSTMNGTSSSPSSNHQSSFTNRARKTSINGSSATSSG, from the exons ATGGAGCTGTCGGCGTACGCGCAGGGCGGGTGGCGGCTGCTGGGCGACCCCCGCCGGTTCCCCCACCGCCCTTACGTCGCTCTCCTCCGCGCCGCCTTCCGCAGCCTCCTCGACCGGCCCAGCGCCGGGCTGG ACGATCCAGACCTGAAAGATATTGACCCCGTGGTGTTAAAACATTGCCATGCCGCGGCTGCGACCTGCATTCTGGaggcagggaagcagaaagcCGACGTTTCTGCTATCAG CGCGTGTCTTGAGGACTGTAAACTGGACAAGGAGAGAATAGAACAGTTTTGCACTGAATATCAG aaaaacAAGGATGCATTGGAAATCCTACTGGGAAG aacAGTGATTCAGGATCACACCCAGATGTTAGTTTTAGTTGCACGATGGAGCAATTACAGGTACTTCTTTCCTTCATCATT AGCCGCCCCTCGCCACGCCAAAATGCACCGAACGACCAGAATCAAAATAACCGAGCTAAACCCCCATCTCATGTGCGTGCTCTGCGGCGGGTACTTCATTGATGCAACAACCATCATAGAGTGCCTCCACTCCT TCTGTAAGACCTGTATCGTGCGTTACTTGGAGACCAGCAAGTATTGTCCTATATGTGATGTCCAAGTTCACAAAACTCGGCCGCTTTTGAATATAAG GTCAGATAAAACTCTCCAAGATATTGTATACAAGCTAGTACCAGGCCTTTTCAAAA atgaaatgaaaagaagaagggaCTTTTATGCTGCTCATCCGTCAGCTGATG CTGCCAATGGCTCTAATGAAGACAGGGGAGAAGTGGCCGATGAAGACAAAAGAATTATAACAGACGACGAGATAATAAGCTTATCCATTGAATTCTTTGACCAGAATAG GCTGGAACgaaaaggaaataaggagaaagaaaaatcaaaggaagag GTGAATGACAAAAGATACTTACGCTGCCCAGCAGCAATGACAGTGATGCATCTAAGAAAGTTCCTGCGGAGTAAAATGGATATACCTAACACTTTCCAG ATCGATGTCATGTATGAAGAGGAACCTCTGAAGGACTACTACACCCTAATGGATATTGCCTACATCTACACCTGGAGGCGG AATGGGCCTCTGCCTCTGAAATACCGGGTCCGACCTACCTGCAAGAGGATGAAGATCAGTCACCAGAGGGAAGGCTTGAATAACAGCGGGGAGCTAGAAAGTGACTCTGGGAGCGACAAGGCGAGCAGTCCGGCGGGAGGCatcccctccacctcctcctgttTGCCCAGCCCCAGCACGCCGGTCCAGTCTCCTCACCCTCAGTTCCCTCACATCTCCAGCACGATGAAcggcaccagcagcagccccagcagtaACCACCAATCCTCCTTTACCAACAGAGCACGGAAAACGTCGATAAATGGCTCTTCTGCCACTTCATCTGGTTGA
- the BMI1 gene encoding polycomb complex protein BMI-1 isoform X1, translating into MHRTTRIKITELNPHLMCVLCGGYFIDATTIIECLHSFCKTCIVRYLETSKYCPICDVQVHKTRPLLNIRSDKTLQDIVYKLVPGLFKNEMKRRRDFYAAHPSADAANGSNEDRGEVADEDKRIITDDEIISLSIEFFDQNRLERKGNKEKEKSKEEVNDKRYLRCPAAMTVMHLRKFLRSKMDIPNTFQIDVMYEEEPLKDYYTLMDIAYIYTWRRNGPLPLKYRVRPTCKRMKISHQREGLNNSGELESDSGSDKASSPAGGIPSTSSCLPSPSTPVQSPHPQFPHISSTMNGTSSSPSSNHQSSFTNRARKTSINGSSATSSG; encoded by the exons ATGCACCGAACGACCAGAATCAAAATAACCGAGCTAAACCCCCATCTCATGTGCGTGCTCTGCGGCGGGTACTTCATTGATGCAACAACCATCATAGAGTGCCTCCACTCCT TCTGTAAGACCTGTATCGTGCGTTACTTGGAGACCAGCAAGTATTGTCCTATATGTGATGTCCAAGTTCACAAAACTCGGCCGCTTTTGAATATAAG GTCAGATAAAACTCTCCAAGATATTGTATACAAGCTAGTACCAGGCCTTTTCAAAA atgaaatgaaaagaagaagggaCTTTTATGCTGCTCATCCGTCAGCTGATG CTGCCAATGGCTCTAATGAAGACAGGGGAGAAGTGGCCGATGAAGACAAAAGAATTATAACAGACGACGAGATAATAAGCTTATCCATTGAATTCTTTGACCAGAATAG GCTGGAACgaaaaggaaataaggagaaagaaaaatcaaaggaagag GTGAATGACAAAAGATACTTACGCTGCCCAGCAGCAATGACAGTGATGCATCTAAGAAAGTTCCTGCGGAGTAAAATGGATATACCTAACACTTTCCAG ATCGATGTCATGTATGAAGAGGAACCTCTGAAGGACTACTACACCCTAATGGATATTGCCTACATCTACACCTGGAGGCGG AATGGGCCTCTGCCTCTGAAATACCGGGTCCGACCTACCTGCAAGAGGATGAAGATCAGTCACCAGAGGGAAGGCTTGAATAACAGCGGGGAGCTAGAAAGTGACTCTGGGAGCGACAAGGCGAGCAGTCCGGCGGGAGGCatcccctccacctcctcctgttTGCCCAGCCCCAGCACGCCGGTCCAGTCTCCTCACCCTCAGTTCCCTCACATCTCCAGCACGATGAAcggcaccagcagcagccccagcagtaACCACCAATCCTCCTTTACCAACAGAGCACGGAAAACGTCGATAAATGGCTCTTCTGCCACTTCATCTGGTTGA